Genomic segment of Malania oleifera isolate guangnan ecotype guangnan chromosome 7, ASM2987363v1, whole genome shotgun sequence:
ATTCTGTGCACGCTCCAAACATAAAGTGAGAATTAAAGTATTAAAAAAATggtcattttaaatttttttgtgaagCAGTCATCTTTAATTGTTGAAAAAgagaggaattttttttttcttggggattctaaaattaaaatattgtATCTTTAAGAATACATAGTTTAAGCTTTAGATTTAGAAGTAATAATGTCTATTTTTATGTAATTttatgataataaaataaaaatcattggGTAAGGATATAATAATTAGGGGAGAAATCACTCGTACAAAcaattttgttatttttaataatataaaatagtATAAGAAAAACATCTTTAAGGGTAGACATTCTATATGAATCAAACGTCGGGAGTGCATTCCAATTAAGTTATAACAAAATAATTGGATACCCTTAAGCTGTTTGATTAGACTGGTGAATTCTAGTATAACTGAGTTGCAAGTTCTCTCGAGTGTAACTCAGTCGTAggttcttaaaacttgagtttgaCTTGATTAAATTCAATTACATGTGTACAACATATTCACTAAATTACTTCTGTAACATAgaattaaaaaatcataaaaggTCGATTAAGTTCGTAAAAGTagtctaaaatatatatatatatatatatatatatatatttcctagcAACTACGGTATGTTTGAGCCCGGGTTTTGTTAAAATAAGGTCGAGTTGTCAAAGAAGTGGCAAAagaggccaaaaaaaaaaaaaaaggaaagaaagaaaaccaAACGTGAAGTGAGAAAGTAGAAGAAGGGCATTGTAAGGAGATCATAGAAGGACACAACACAAATCATCAgcgaaagaaaagaaaagaaaagaaaagaaagtgaAGGGTAGTGTGTACGCATATATTAAATAACGGaaaagtttttgatagagaagCAATCTGAGACCCATAACCGTTGCGTTCAAACGGGCTGTGCAGTTCGGGTGTTGTACGCTTGCCGACGTACAATGCGTAGTTGCGTGCCGTGTCAAGTCCTTTACATATTGTTTTTCGTTTTTGTTTGGGCTTTTATGTTCTTTACCAAAATTTTCTTGTGTGGATCAATGAGAAAAATATGTGACCCATattaaaaatttgggaaaattttaaataaataaaaacaagttttGATAGAATTAAATAAGAACAAATAAGATATATGTTGTCAGGATTAAATAAGACTAATCACATTGCGACACATTGACGTTGACTCTTCTATTACGAAAAAAGTTAAGGTTTCAGTCTTTGTATCTTTAGACTCTtataaacacttttttttttatctttgtgtGGAGGTAGATTTCTCTAATCCAAAACATATGTTCTTATGAAAAAAAATGCTTTCTCTTGAGCGTCATTAGGAATCACTGGTGGACTTGTTAAATTTTGCGTCAACACAAGTGATATAGATAGTAATCGATAAAGAAGTCTTATGATTTCTAGGGTTTGGTCCAAATGGTCATGGGACTTCTTGGTAATAGGAGGTCTTAGATAATAATTTATGCATAAAGGTTATCAAGAGAGACCATGGATCTGAATTAATTTGGTATTGTCAAATGAAATTTGAAGGATTGTCCCATCATTGTACGTCTAATAATTTGCTtcaagtaattattaattaataaatagtaTCTTAACGATTTGACCATTAACAATGTTTTAtgtttaaataatttaattagtgGCAAAAATTTTAAGAATGGAAATGAGTAATTCTCTTCGTGTGTAGTCTATATCCATGTGGGTCTTCTAGACCAAAACTTTTTCTTTTTACCAAAATAGTCAAAAGAATCGAACAAGAAGTAGTTTAGCTACCGTTTGAATTTTAGTAGCTACCatttacattaattaatttttttattttatgtttttttaaatctcaaataactttaagaataaaaaatatttaaatttaattaaaaataagaatagaaaatttatttatttgtttgttacatattttattttattttttctctcatATTCCTTCATAACCAAACATAAATATTAAAACCATTGAACCTCATAACTATCAATATGAAATTCTATAGAACATTGACTAGATGCCAAATCATTTAGGGCTTGACCTTAAAATTAGTAAtttattgtattttaaattattatcaagttaattaaaataaaagttataaaaatatataatatacataaattattatttaaaaaatataacttaCTCCACAAATCAAAtgggtttatttttttaaaaaagttttgacTTCTAATATATAAAGAGTGCATCGTTTTCAACTTGCATCATTTGTTACATTACAATGACACTTAATTTTGCATATAAAAGAAACTTTACTACTCAAAGTAGTATGTTTCAATTTTAGCATATTAAtactataaatttttttatagaaaaataaatggactcctcaattttcaatatTTGACATGTATTTATTATGAATGATGGAACGATCATGATAAatcatattattaattaattacattgATAAGGATAAAGTATGTCAACATTTAATAAGGAGCCATCGGCAAATGACTTAAGCCACTTAAAAATAAAACGAAAAAAAGATGAAGGGTCTTATGCCCCACATAGAGACAATAATCCCAAATTGATAAGGCCATTTAAGTCATATTACGAAATATAAATAGGAAATTAGGCAAAGTAAGGAGGAGTATACATTACATAGGAAAATACTTGATGACAAGGGTCTGTGTTTTTATGGGTCTACATGACAACTTTAGAGTAAATGAAATAGTCCTCTTACCACGTGGACCCATGATGACACAGACCTATGTATAAATTTGCAGATCATATAATAAAATATGCTTTAAGTTCTTAGTATATACACAATGTCAAGCTGTAAGACTATATAGCATAAGCCCACTAATAGGTCGTGTGTAATATTGAAACTGTAAGTTGAATATAAGTAACTTTGATCAATTAAATTTatgataatttttatttgttgatAGTTCCTAAAGATACTGagatttcttattttcttttttcaagaTATAAGTGATCACTAATGACATATGAAATTGAATACTAAAGCTCGATTTTTAGCATCAACAAAGGAgaagtattattttttttattaagtcaCGTAATGATGTGAATGTAAAGGCGGTCTTTTACAATCTTTACCCTTGGAGAAAATTTTAGCCAAgtgtatttatatttttcaaaatttccttgctcaaaaacaaaataaaaaatgaactttTTTTCTTACCAAATGAAGAGGggaaaaaattcaaaaaggcTAAAAGGGAAAATAACCAAGTCTATGGTCTACAATACCACAAATTTGCAATAGCCGATCATTAAGCCTAATACCAATCCCACCACACGGTACCAAACCAAACACTACTCATGAATTTAGCAACAGATCCACTGACCACTACTCTCCTGGCTAGCCTCTTATTCAGATTTCGACAGCCCTGTTCACAtcactttctctccctcaaaacACGTATAcagagtctctctctctctctctctctctttcaaatAGCTCCAAAAAATTAAGCTCCTCCCTCTCTTTCAGACAGCCACAGCAGcgctgttctctctctctctctctcttctctgttTCTGCCCTTTTCTGCTCCACAGCTAGACCTTCCATACCGGAAGATCTGATAGCTCAATCATCAATGGCGATCACCGGCGACAAATTCACGCAAAACCCACTTCAGAAAACCCAGAAAATTTTCCAGGTAGCCCAAATTTTCCTGAGAATCTTAGCATTCGCCACGGCATTGACCGCCACATGCCTCATGGTGACCAACAAGCAGAGCACTGTGATATTTGGGATCGAGATCGATGCTAAGTACAGCTACTCATCTGCTTTCAAGTAAGATTTCATTCATACAAACACTTTTCATGATGATATAATAATAACACCCACGAAATTTCAGGCAAAATTTCAAGTTTTTCTGATCcgaatttcattttttaaattggGTTGCTCGATATTCTCCGTAGGTTCTTTGCGTTGGCGAATGCTGTTGCGTGTGCCTTCTGTGTGGTCTCCCTGTTCCTCGCCTTCTTCCTCGCTCGCCAGGGCTCAATTAACCCTTCTACCTACTTTCTATTGTTTCTTCATGATCTGGtgattcattaattttttttaaaaaaaaaattgtttaattcATACATATATAACATTATTGAGATTCAGGGATTAACTAATTTGTAGagctattaattaattatttttatttttgatatttatgTATTGAAGATGATGATGGGTTTGGTGCTGGCGGCGTGTGCGGCGGCGACGGCGATAGGGTACGTGGGGCAGTACGGGAACCGGCACACCGGCTGGGTTTCCATCTGCAACCAGTTCGGCAAGTTCTGCCGGCGAAGCACCATCTCCGTCGTCCTCTCCTACCTCTCTTTCATTTCCCTGCTTTTGCTTTCCGTCATCTCCGCCTACATGTCCAGACACTACCACAGCATCCCTCTTTGACTTTTCAGTATTACTCACTAGATGCTCCTCTTGATCATGATCAGAAAGATAGAACACAGTTGTCTTGATGACGTTGATGTTGATGGTGATGACGATGAGGAATTGCTGGTGTTGATGTAATCGTGCAAACGGGTTTCTTCTCAGATGGGCTGTTTCTGTTTTGTGTTTCAAGTATTTTGGGTTTTTGTAGTTGAAGTATTAAAAATAGGATGTGAGCTTGATGAGAATTGGGATTACCAAAACAAATTAATACATGGTAATGATCTGAGGTATGAGATTTTGAACgtttaagatttttaaattttgtgtatttgatttttcttagtttttcaTCGTATTaaaataagtttttatttttaatattatttaatataaaaatataataaaaatatattttcttcttaattttttttccttccctttttcaaacaaaatccttaatccaaagAGCCTTAAAAGTTCTCTATAATAGACGACCAACCGAGAGAACTAGGTCACGACTTGGATGATCTCGTCTCTCATTAATGATTGTctttgattaaactttaaagtACTATAATTATGATTAAACTTTAATGCTTATGATTCTACAACTTGTTTAATGCAATTATAAAACTAAAACCGAGTAAAATCCATTGCAAGGTCCATAATGATGAGGAACTATCatgaaaaaattaatataaaaaaatatttttaaatttatttatttaatatattaatttttggtgtgttatataatattaattttagtTAAAACCCACTTTAGCTTTTTGAAGTTTGGTGTTGGGAGCAAATGAGTTGGAGAGGTGTCCTCTGCCCTCTGGCCTCTTCCTGCTTCCAAATCTCCAAAAGTGCTACAAAACAAACACACCACACATCACATCTAAAATATTACATATTGCTTGAGGGTTGTTCACACTTGAAAAGTTTTTTTCcttaactttttcaaaaataaaaaataaaaaaataaaatataccaTGCccaattttagattttgaatttaaatttatatgaatttgaaagaaattaaaCACAAATTTATACTGTGTTTTGTACTGATCTATATAAATGTAAGCTTGAGACCTGAATTGTAAGGTAAGATTTTACTCGTATTAAGAATTTAGAAAGAACGCTTATTTTTCATTTGTtctaatataattataaatttaaaaaaattaaatcttaacGATatgtaaaagaaaattttttattatattattttctttttaactttttctgataatcaaatatgaaaatttatatatatatatatatatatatatatatatattttcaagtCCCAAAGAGGACTaacttgttttttgtttttaatgaaatAGTGATCATTTATCCCATTAATTATCTTTTTTCTTGATGACCATTTTGGCTTTTTCTTTGAGAGAGCGTAGTTAAAGACAATTTTGGTAATTAATCTTGATATTTGTAATTTCTTATTACTTGTACGATATTATATATAGTctctttggaaaaaaaaaatactcgtATGAAACGATCCTTACACATAAGAACTGAAACCAAccaattgcaaaatattttattcacaattaaataaaaaattattagttAAATAGTCTAATCATGTTACCTTAcatcttgtatatatatattcttgaacaATTTTAATCTGATAAATTTTTAAGTTAATAgcatttcaaaataaatttgtaTAATATGTTCTAAAATTCGATTGGGCTCAAATGTTAGGTTAACCTAAATTGTGACATAATTAGGTTATCTAAGATATGATTAATGATATAAATGGGTCGCCTCCATGGtcatggcgcggtggaaagacTTCAACAAGTAAGAAGAAGCATCAGGAATTCAATTTCATGTAGATATACTCACGAAGTTAGCGGTACAtgtagatggtgagagtttattCTGTGAACCAGCGGGGactatggatggtgagagttcgctctatgaGTCAAAGGGGACTGTGGATGGTAAGAGTTCTCTATGAGCCAGTAGGGACACGTAGATGGTAATGGAAATGTGTCCCAGGGTTCggattggccgaacgtccaactgatgcatagaAGCTGTGTCCGCATTCTGGATTTTAccttgatcagcgagacctgaGGGCGGGGGATGTTGATCTGTAGGTTTAGTGCCGCACCAGAGGGTCCGAATGGCTcattggtggttggagttcctatgtaatcaaaatatataaatgagTCCAAATATTAACGTGACATCTTACAATTGCTGGTTTTAAATCTAGTTGCGACAACTGTCCCTTAAATGCCTTccttatgattatttttaattaaattcacaaaGTATTTAAATGACTATTAGATATATGTTTGACATCATTAAGCATGATTAATAGCCctattttccaaaaaataaaaatggaatttgagaAGTGGACCTCCTTCATAGGAACTTTACTAAGATcctctttgaaattttaaattttcattaaagtCTTTTGAATTTGGAGCTGCTTGggtttaaataaaatttaatatataatttatatgttGAATTTGTTCAAGCAAAgatctcaaaaaaaaaagaagcataaaagataaaatattttGTGATTTATTACACTAGCTTGAGGTCCACCTAATGATTATTATCATAATTTGTCTTACAATAAATCTCGATTTATTGATTTGGCAAGAAATAAATTAGACTATCATTTTTTGTATTATACTTTCTAATATAGGTTCACGCTCCATTGCTATGCGTCCGAAAATAGCACTAGAAACTTTTTATGTTCAAATATTTGTCACATAATAACAGCACATTATTGTGAGTAAAATGATGTGTTGCGATTTTAAATGAGATCTTTTTATTCATTACGTGTCAAAATGTTAATAGGCAAAATACATATATTATGCAACAAAAAATAGAAGAGGAGCCTATGCCTATAAAATAAACTCAGAGAATGGAGGGGGAAAGAGGGGAAGAGTAAACTCTCCTACAACCCCTGAGGTCGCAGAAGAAAATGTTGGAAGATAAAAGAGACTCACTTATAGTAAAATTACGATAGTGGTTCATATTTATAGGGCGATCTAATTAAGGTTAGTAGCATCGGAGAAAGTTAAGAGACCCCAGTTGATCATCCAAGTAAACACTTCTTGAATGATCAAGACCTTATTTGTATTGGGATAGTGCTCTTTAATCTCTCCGAAGAATTATATTTGAAGAGAAGAAGAGGCCACTTGAAGTTCGTAAGATATGAGAAGACTTTTGCATGAAGGACAAGAGGCCTAAGTTGGTGAAATCTTTCCGAGGATGAAAGCAAGTCTAGTTGTGCATTAAGAGATTGATTTGCAATAAAACCTCTTATGATTCTTATTAACTTTTGAATAATCTAATTAAAATATAGAAGACAAAGTTAACTAGCTGGTCAAACCAAAATCATTGTGATGATGAAAGACCTAACTATGCATCAGGAGAGTACTTTCCCTTCAACTAAGACCTACTGTTCATATATCATAGTATTTGAACATttagagctttttttttttttaaattttctaaaagagaaatttaattttgagttatttttatttgtaattgaGTTTCAAACTAAGAATACTTATTTTCAGTACAATAGAGATTTTCTTACAAATTTGCGGATGTAGACACTTCTGAACCAAATTAACGTGtttcatttttatattattttattatcgtGTGTGGATAATCCCATTTCCCGAATAATCTTCCTTAgtttcacttcaattatataaatAACACCACAAACAACATTTTCCTTTTATATATGCATTTATATTATTCTCTCctcatctttaaaaaaaaaaaaaattactaaatttttttttcttttcactaGTAGCATTCTAACATTGTATTAACCCTGCTACAATATAATCAGAAAAATACATGAAAAGAAATTGAATTatgtttgagagcatgaatttttAATGGTAAACTTCAATGTGATTTTACACTTTCAATTATTTAAATTAACATATGTTgagaattaacaacaaattcccgaaacctgtgagaaacaaaataaaaaaagaatacaggtaaaaaaaaaaaatcaatcacacgcacaggacaatatttacgtggttcgataattttacctacgtccacggagttgcaaggatttcactattatcaggaagaaaaatacagagagtgtgGCGGTACaatattctctctccctctctctcgctTTCTGGCAAAGTGTGACCACTTACCTTAATCACccaaaaaataatcattttatatgctgcaTATCGGttccgaatgggctacaaaatgGGCCCAAAAAATTTTCCCCCAGAAGTACGACTTGGGCCGCTTAGTCCATGAACACaataagccttaggatagaaatctttCATTAAAGAAAAATCGAATCATCATCCAGATTGaatgcaactaggctccacaaaagccaaacaacataaatttgaatttaagcACTAAACCCCAAATATAAGGCTAGGTTAGGAAATTGGAATGGAGGGAAGGATGCATGGAGATGCAGTGCCATAAGAGAAGAAATTAATATGGATGCAGTAAGTAGGCTGGTTGAGTTGGATACTCCAATCCTAGCACATGGGGTTTTTTTCAATATAGCCCCTTTTCTGATTTCTACATTTAAAGCCATTATAGAGAGTTGGGAGTGTCTTCACGAATAAGACCCATCCCTAAGCATGTTCATATGAAAGTCTCTgctccctttttcattttgggaAAAAGTTGATCCACCCATGCATCTGTTGCAATGCTcatcacttcttcttcttcttcttcttctctctctctctctctctctctctctctctctctttaaatttattttttgtgttttgttgttattttttaattaataaaagtgCATCTAATTgtaaattgattaaatattttgagaCAATTGAGGAAAATAactcataatattattttttgattcaTGTAGTTAATCGAGCTTGAATTGTGTAATAAGGATATACACAGTTCTTCTCTCCTTTACTAAGATTggtcaaaaatatatatatatttttttaaaaggcttgtcttttttcaaaaatataagaataaatttgtatctttttgacaaatttcaagaGAGGTCTTTAGAATTTTTGAAACTCTAATGAATTATATCTTTTGCcctaagaaaaatgaaaatgaaaactaacTCTTTTCACCATCCATTCTAACAGCAATAAAGAATCCAGAgaagaaaaatacaaaataagAATCGCAGAAACACCTTCTTCAATGATCCCACCTATGCTTGAGCAGTGGTGCATGCg
This window contains:
- the LOC131160735 gene encoding CASP-like protein 1F1, which encodes MAITGDKFTQNPLQKTQKIFQVAQIFLRILAFATALTATCLMVTNKQSTVIFGIEIDAKYSYSSAFKFFALANAVACAFCVVSLFLAFFLARQGSINPSTYFLLFLHDLMMMGLVLAACAAATAIGYVGQYGNRHTGWVSICNQFGKFCRRSTISVVLSYLSFISLLLLSVISAYMSRHYHSIPL